GCGACCGCGCGGGCCGCATCGAGGCGGCCCGTGATGCGTGGGGGAGCGGGTTCGTGGCCGAGGCGGTCGAGGCGTTCGTCGCGACCCCGCACCGCCACAGCGACGGCGCCGACCACGCCGGTGTGCTCGCCCGCGCCGACATGGCCGGCTGGCGCGCCGGCTACGAGGAGCCGGCGACCCTCGACGTCCACGGCGTCACGGTCTGCAAGACCGGCGCCTGGGGCCAGGGCCCGGTGCTGCTGCAGGCGCTCGCGATCCTCGCCGGCTTCGCCGACGACGAGGTCGACCCGTCCACCGGCGCCGGCGCCCACCGGGTGCTGGAGGCGCTCAAGCTCGCGCTGGCCGACCGCGACGCCCACTACGGCGACCCCGCGGACGGCCCCGGCGTGCCCCTCGACGTGCTGCTCTCGCCTGCCTACGCGGCCGAGCGCCGCGCGCTCATCGGCGAGGCGGCCTCCCACGACTACCGGCCGGGCGACGTGGGCTCCACAGCGGTCTACCTGCCGCCCCTGCTCACCGAGGCGCCCGACGACTCCGCCGACGCCGCCGTGGGGGAGCCGACCGTCGGCGCGGTGGGGGACGTACGACGCGGTGACACCTGCCACCTCGACGTCGTCGACCGGTGGGGCAACCTCGTCTCCGCGACGCCCTCCGGCGGCTGGCTGCAGTCCTCGCCCACGATCCCCGAGCTGGGGTTCTGCCTCGGCACCCGGCTGCAGATGACCTGGCTCGACGAGCGGGCACCGTCGGCGCTGCGCCCGGGCCGGCTCCCGCGCACGACCCTGAGCCCCACGCTCGTGCTGCGCGACGGCCGGCCGTGGTGCGCGCTCGGCACCCCCGGCGGCGACCAGCAGGACCAGTGGCAGCTGCTCTACCTGCTGCGGGTGCTGCGCGGTGGCTACTCGCCGCAGCAGGCGATCGACGCCCCCGCGCTCCACACCACCTCGATGCCCGGCTCGTTCTGGCCGCGCACCTGGACCCCGGGCGGCGCGGTCGTGGAGGACCGCCTCGGCGAGGAGGTCATCGCCGACCTCGAGCGGCGCGGACACGTGGTCACCCGCGCCGGCGACTGGTCGCTCGGCCGGCTCTCCGCCGTCGCGCGCGACCCGGCCACCGGCCTCCTGGAGGCCGCCGCCAACCCGAGAGGGGAGCAGGGCTATGCCGTCGGACGCTGAGACCACGCCCGTCACCACGCAAGGGACAGCGCAGGAGGCCGTGCCCGAGGCGGCGCCGCTGCTGCGGATCACCGACCTCGAGGTGAGCTACTACGGCACCCCAGCGCTGCACGGCGTCGACCTCACCGTCGCCGAGGGGGAGCGGGTGGCCCTGGTCGGGGAGTCGGGGTCGGGCAAGTCCACGACGGCGGCGGCCGTGATCGGCCTGCTCCCCGGCGGCGGCACCGTGACCCGCGGCCGCATCGAGTTCCGCGGCGAGGACGTCACCCACGCCGACGAACGACGGCTGCGCCGCCTCCGCGGACGACAGGTCGGGCTGGTGCCGCAGGACCCGATGTCCAACCTCAACCCGGCCACCCGGGTGGGCCAGCAGGTCGCCGAGACGCTGGTCGCCCACCGGCTCGCCTCGCGACGAGAGGCCCGCCGTCGCGCGGTGGAGCTGCTCGGCGAGGCGGGCATCCCGGACGCCGAGCGGCGCAGCCGCCAGTACCCGCACGAGTTCTCCGGCGGGATGCGGCAGCGAGTGCTCATCGCCATCGCGCTGGCGTGCGAGCCCGACCTGCTGATCGCCGACGAGCCCACGTCGGCCCTCGACGTGACGGTGCAGCGCACGATCCTCGACCACCTGGAGACGCTGCGGGCCGAGCGCGGCGCGTCCATGCTGCTCGTCACCCACGACCTCGGGCTGGCCGCCGACCGCGCCGACCGGGTCGTGGTGATGTCGGAGGGCCGCATCGTCGAGCAGGGACCGGCACGCGAGCTGCTGCGCCACCCGCAGCACGAGTACACGCAGCGCCTCGTGGCCGCGGCGCCGTCGGTCGCCAGCGCCCGCGTCGCGGCCGGGGCGCCCGTCGGCGTCCGGACCGAACCTCGGGACGGGTCGTCCGAGCAGGGGACCGGGCCGATCCTCGCCGTCGAGCACCTGACGAAGGAGTACCACCTGCGCGGCGGGCGCGGCCGGCTCACCGCCGTCGACGACGTGTCGTTCGAGGTGCCCGCAGGCACCACGACGGCCGTCGTGGGGGAGTCGGGGTCGGGCAAGACCACCGTGGCCCGGATGGTGCTCGGGCTGGTCACGCCGACCGCGGGCGAGGTGCGGGTCGACGGCGCCCACGTGGCCGCGGCCAGGGGAGCGAAGCGGCGGGCGATCCGGCGCGTGATGCAGCCGGTCTTCCAGGACCCGTACGCCTCCCTCGACCCGATGTTCACCGTCGAGCACATCGTCGACGAGCCGCTGCGGGTCTTCGGGGTGGGCGACCGGCGTACGCGGCGGGCCCGGGTGGCCGACCTGCTCGACCACGTCGCGCTGCCGCACTCGGTGGCCCAGCGCCACCCCAACGAGCTCTCCGGCGGCCAGCGGCAGCGCGTGGCGATCGCCCGCGCGCTCGCGCTCAACCCCCGGCTGGTGGTGTGCGACGAGGCGGTGTCGGCGCTCGACGTGCTGGTGCAGGACCAGATCCTCACGCTCCTCGCCGACCTGCAGCGCGACCTCGGGCTCTCCTACCTCTTCATCACCCACGACCTCGCCGTGGTGCGGCTGGTCGCGCAGGACGTGGTGGTGATGCAGCAGGGCCGGCTCGTCGAGACGGGCGCCGTCGACGACGTCTTCGAGCGGCCCTCCTCCGACTACACCCGCGAGCTGCTGGCCGCGATCCCGGGAGCCGGGGTGTTCTCGTGAGGCACGGGTGAGCAGGCGCGCCGACCAGGTGCTCCGCGCGCTGCGCGCCGACATCGTCGCGGGCACCCACCCGGCGGGGACCCGACTGACCGAGTCGGAGCTGTGCGAGGCGTACGACGTCTCGCGGGTGCCGGTGCGCGAGGCGCTGCGCCACCTCGAGGCGGAGGGCTTCGTCACCAGCGTCGCCTACGCCGGCGTGCGGGTGGCGCACCTCGACAGCGACGAGGCGGCCGACATCTTCGCCGTGCGCAGCACCATCGAGGAGCTGACGGCGCGACGGGCCGCGGAGCGCTGTCGTACCCACCGTGACGACGACGAGGTGCGCCGGTTCGCCGACCTGCTGCGCGAGCTGGTGGCCGCCGGCCGCAGCGGCCTGGAGGCGCCCGGCCGCACCGACCTGCCGCCGCTCAACACCCGGTTCCACCTGGCGATCGCCGAGTTCGCCGGCAACGCCTCGCTGCTCGGGCTGCTGCGCCAGATCGGCGGCAAGGTCGAGTGGCTCTACGGGATGGACGTCGCCGCGCGTGGCGAGCACTCGTGGCAGGAGCACGACGAGATCGCGGAGGCCGTCCTCGCCGGGCACCCGCGCAAGGCGGCCGGGCTGATGCGGCAGCACGTGCACAACTCCCTCGACGGCTACCTGCGACGGCACACGCGATGAGTGGGGCAGCCGGTCCGGCCGGCGCGGACGGCCTCTCCACGGCGGCGATGCTGGTGCTCTCGTTCGGCACCGGCGTGCTGGACGCCGCCACCTACCTCGGGCTCGACCAGGTCTTCACCGCCAACATGACCGGCAACGTGATCTTCGTCGGCCTCGGGCTCGCCGACGCCGAGGACGTGCCGCTGCTCCGCGCCACCGTCGCGCTCGTGGGCTTCGCGATGGGCGCCATCCTGGCCGGGACCGTGCAGCGCGGGCACCACGCCCGCCCCAACGCCGACGTGGTGGCCGCGAGCCTGCTGATGGCCTGCGCGCTCACGGTCGGTGGCTCCGCACTCGTGCTCCATCTGGTCGACCCCGGCGCGACCGTCTTCGACCTGCTCGCCGGCGCCCTCGGGGCCGCGATGGGCGCCCAGGCCGTCGCGGCCCGTCGCGTCGCGGTGGGCGACGTGTCGACCGTGGTGGTGACGTCGACGCTCGCGGGGTTGTTCGCCGAGGCGGCGTGGACCGGCGGCACCGCGGGACGCGCCACGACCCTGCGCAGGGCCGGGGCGGTGGGCACGATGTTCGGTGGCGCCGTGGTCGGGGCCTTCACGTTGCGGGCCGGGGTGGCTCTCCCGGTGGCGATCTCGTCGGGGCTCCTGCTCGTCGTCGCGTCGACGATGGTCGTACGCGTGGTGCGGGACCGGCGCCGAGACAGCCTCGACGCGGCCACCGGCTGATCGGCGGCTCAGCCAGGCGCGAGTCGGCGCCGGAGCACCTCGAGGCCGTCCCCGGAGAGGTCGTCCAGCGCCACCGCTCGACCCGACGCCGCCATCGTCAGTGCCTCGGCGCGGCCATGGACCGGGAGACCGTCGCCGAACGATCCCCCGAGATCGGTCGGCACGAGGCTCAGTCCGTCGAGCAGGCCCGGTGGCACGAGGGCCGGAGCCACCGCGGGGGAGGTGTAGTAGTCGAGCAGGGCCGCCCAGTGGTCGCCCGGGACGTCGGCGTCCAGGCCCAGCGGTCGGGCGATGTCGCGCAGGTGGACGCAGGTCTCCGCGAGCTGGCCCCACGGGCCGACGCGCGGCGGCGCCACCCGGTCGGAGGCATGCTGACGCAGCAGGCCCACGATCTCGGACGGTCCGAGCCGTCGCCCCAGCTGCCTGGCGAAGTGGTCGACCGTCGCATCGGTGTCCCCGCGCCGGCGAAGCGCGGCGAGCACGAACCGGGGGAACGTCACGTAGGCGTGCTGGAGCAGGTGCGCTCCCACCACGTGCACCGACCACCCGTCGCACAACGTGTCGGCCGACCACCGGGAGCGGGGGAGGGCGTCGAGCAGATCGGCGAGGCGCACGCGATTCTCACTGGTCGCCGCGAAGATCCAGGCGTCATCGCGTGTCATGCCGCGGCGGCCTTCGCCCGGACGTCACGGAGGAGGGCCGCCAGCACCCGAGAGGCGATCAGCAGCTCCGAGCTGCTGCACTCGTCCGCAAGGTCGGCGAGCTCGAGCATCTCGGCGGCGCGCACCCGCTCGAACGCGTCGAGCCCGTCGTCGGTGAGGCGCACCAGCACGGACCGTCGGTGGGTCGGGTTGGGATGCGTGTCCACGTGGCCACGCACGACGAGATCGTTCACATGGCGCTGCACGGCCTGCCGGGGGAGGTCCAACAGCTGCCCGATGGCAGGCACGGTGGCATCGCCCTGATCGGCGAGCGCCTCCACCACGGCACGCATGCCCAGCGTCCAGCCCTCCCTCCGCACCCGCCTCTCCACGACCCGCCCGGAGCTGAGGACCAGCGGTCGCACGTGACGGAGCACGTCGTACACGAGCTCGGATCGACTCATGACAACAATGATGTCATAGTGGTGCGCGCAACTCTCTGCCGTCGGGGTGCATCCCACCCGCGGATGCACCACCACACGATCCCGGGGGAGACACCATGCGTCGTACGACGACACTGACCGCTGCGGGCCTGCTCGGCGTCGCCCTGCTCGCTCCGACGGGCGCCGCCGGTGCGGCCGAGACGTGCGGGGGCAGACCGGCGACGATCGTCGGGGCGCCCGACACCTCGGTGCTGGGCACGGTCGGTGACGACGTGATCGTCACCAACGGGTCGAGCCGGGTCGACGCCGGCGACGGTGATGACGTGGTGTGTGTGACGCGTCCCGCCGACGACCCCCACGTGACCAACACGAGGGTCCGGGCAGGCGCGGGCGACGACGTCGTCCTGGTGGAGCGGGAGGGCACCAGCTCGACGACCGACCTCGGCCCGGGGCGCGACGTGTTCCACGGAGGCGACGGCGAGGACTGGGTCAAGGCCAGCCTCGACGACACCGTCGTCGCTGACCGCGGCGGCGACGACGTGACCTACACGATCGACCGCGGCGCACCCGTCTCCGACGTCGTGGGCACGCTGACGGCGCAGCGCACGGACGGCTGGATCAAGGTGGTGGCCCCCGGCCGCCGGCTCGTGATCGACGGCCCGGAGGGCGTGGTCCGCCTCGACGGCCGCGTGGTGACCACCTTCGACGTCTCGCCCCGCATGCTGTACGGCGTCGCGCAGCGGGTCACGCTGGTCGGGACGCCCGGATTCGACCGCCTGGCCGGTGCCGCGTGCGGCACGAGCGTGCTGCGCGGACGGGGCGGCGACGACGAGCTCGTCGCGTTCGTCGACCGTGCGACCCCACGCGCGGAGTGCCCGCACCGCCGGGTGTCCGCGTTCGGCGGCGCCGGCGACGACGAGATCATCGGGACGGCGTACGACGACGTCCTGCGCGGCGGACCCGGCCGCGACGACATCCGGGGCCAGGGCGGCGACGACCTCCTGCTCGGCGGCCCGGGCCGCGACCGGGCCGACGGCGGCCAGGGCCGCGACCGCTGCAACGCCGAGCGGGAGCGGCGCTGCGAGCGCTGACCGCGCGCCGAGCCCGTCGCGGACGCACACGTTGGCGAGCCAGGGGACAGATCCATGAATCGAACACGTGTTCTATTCTTGGCACATGCCACGTACGCCCCCGTTCCACGTATGGGTGGACCTGACGGGCAAGTGGTCGGGACCCGCGCCGGGGGTCCTGCTGGCCTGGCGGCGCACCGACCGCCGCGGCTGGGAGGCGTGGGTGGTGCGCGCGGAGTCGTACTCGACGGGCGTCGGTGTCGAGGTCCTGCTCACGCAGGCGTGGGTCTCGGCGGCGCTGGTGCGACCGGTGGGCGAACCCGGTTGACGTCGAGCCGGAGGGGCTGGTCAGCGCACAACGACGACGCGTGAGGCAGACCCGGTGCGGTGGCCGTCTGATCTCGTCACGGCGCGCACCTTGACGGGTCGGCCCGAGTAGCGCGCCTTGATCACGGCCTTGCCGAAGTCATTGGTGCCGGCCTTGCGGATCGTGCGCCACGATCCGCTCCGCCGCGCCTGGAGTCGCACCATTGCGGCCGAGGTCCCGAAGTATCCAGCCGGACGCTCGTCTTTCGACGTGATGACGAACCGGATGGTCTCGCCCTTGGCTGGCCGCTTCGGGGCGAATCGCAGGGTGGTACGCGTCTGGGGGAGCCGGAAAGACGTTGAACCGCTAGCGCTGATCGGCACGCATTCATCGTCCGCATTGCAGGCCTGTCCAGTTCCGATGACTGCGTAGGTGCCTGCAAGATTCGGGGACTCGCACAGGAAGAAGTCGCCGGCCCCGGACAAGGTGCGCCCCGAGAGAGAGTCCGTGTCGACGTCGTTGCCGTCTGGCCCGACGAGCCGGAGCTCCATGTCCCAGTTGCTGGCGTACCCGGCTGGCAGGGCGGCGCTGTACGAGTAGGCATAGTTGCCGCAACTGTCGTAGAGCACCCCGCCAGGCATGCTGATCGAGACTTCGTTGGCAGCGTGGGCTGGAGCGGCCGTAGCCAAAGGGGCCACGAGAGTTCCCGCGGCAAGGGCGACGACCGTCCGCAACATGCGAACCACGCTACGTCGCCGAGTCCGCCCTGTCATCGCAGCCAGCGCCACGAGGACATCTCGGCCTGGACAGGGGCTGCGCACCCGTGAGTTTGGTTCGCCGATAACTGACATTATGTCACTCTCCGTGTTTCGGAGCACCAGATGGGACCAGGTCGTCTCCGGTTGATCCCCTACCCCGCCGACAGTCACCAGACCGCTGACCGCTGAGGTCGACGTGACAACAAGTTGATGGGCCGCCACCGGGCTCAACGGCGGGCCGGGGCCTCGCGCATGGGCGCCGCCGAGACGATCAGGCCGGCCGCCGTTGCCCCGATGACGGCCGCCGCGGCGTACGGCAAGGCGCCCGGTCCGGCGACCGCGACGGTGACGCCGCCCATGCCCGCACCGGCGGCGATGCCCAGGTTCAGCACGGTGATGCCGAGCGCACTGACCGTCGTTTCCCGGCCCGGTGGCGCCGAGCGAAGCAATCGGGTCTGGAACACCGGAGGGAGCAGACCCATCAGGAGGCCCCACGCCGTGATGGCCGCGACGGCGGCCGGGGTGCTCTGGGCGACGAGCCGGAGGGAGAAGGCGCTCAGCGCGAACGCGACCGCGACCCAGGTGAAGGCGTGCGTGGGGTGGCGATCGGAGATCGACCCGGCGAGCAGCGTGCCCACGACCCCGGCCGCCCCGAACACGAGCAGAAGTGCTGCCCTCGAACGTGAGCCGAAGTGCCCGAGGTCCTCCAACAGAGGCGAGACGAACGTGTACAGCGCGAAGTGCCCCGTGAGGATCAGCCCTCCTGCCGACGAGAGCAGCACGACACTCCTGTACCCGGACGCCTGCGGAGCTCGGTCCTGGCCGGGGCGAGTGGCGTCAGGAAGGCGAAGCAGTGCGGCCACACCCGCCGCAGCCAGGAGAAGCAGCGCCAGGGCGCCGAAGGACACGCGCCAACCGAGGGCCGATCCAACCGCCGCACCGAGCGGAATGCCGACGATGCCTGCCACCGACGGTCCGGCCAGGACGACCGAGATGGCCCGACCGGCCTTCTCGGGTGGCACGAGCGCCGCCGCGATCGGCACCAGCAAGGACCAGAACAGGCCGTGCGCCACCGCCGCCGCCACTCGCCCTGCGACAGCGACCTCGAACGTCGGCGCCGACGCTGTCACCAACGTCGCCAGCGACAGCACGAGCAAGATCGATGGCACCAGCACCTGCTGCTTGATGCGGCGCGTCACTCGCACCATCGGGAGGCTCGTCGCCGCCACGGTCAGCGCCCAGGCAGCGACCACGAGTCCTGCTTGAGCCCTCGACACCTCCAGATCGCGAGACAGCTCGAGCAGCAGGCTCGCCGGCATGAGCTCCGCCGTCACCGTGGCGAAGGCGGTCGCGGAGAGGAAGATCAAGGGACGCAGCGGGAGCTGGAAGTCCCGCGTCGAGCCCCGGCCGTTGTCTGAGGATGTCACGCCACCAGACGCTAAAGTCTGACACCGGTGTCAGGGTCAAGGAGGATGCGCATGCGAATCGGAGAGCTCTCCCAGCGCACCCAGGTGTCGGTGCGGATGCTGCGCTACTACGAGCAGCAGGGCTTGCTCGCGCCAGGTCGGGAGCGCAACGGTTACCGCTCCTACACAGAGGACGACGTCGAGCGCGCAACGCTTGTCAGCAGCCTCATCCGTTCTGGCCTTCCTACTCGTCTCATCGGCGTGCTGCTCGAGAGGTCCCGGTCGGTCGACGTCGGGGCCGACACCGAGGTGCGGGCACTCCTCGGCGAGGAGGCCGAGCGGCTCGAACGCCGCATCGCCTGCCTCACGCTCAGCCGGGACGCCGTGCGCGACTACCTGCGGCGGGCCAACGGCAGAACGCTGCTGCGCACCCCGGCTGGTTCACCTCCCTCTTCGGGCTGACCCACCCACTTGCCTTCGCCCCGTCAGGGCGAGTGGCACTGCGATGGCCGAGACAGCAGGCCAATCGCCCGAGGGCGTTCACGGCTGCGCCTCAGAGCGTGACCGGCTACGCCGATGTGCGTGAGCCCCACCGCCCCTCGGCGGACGACGCTTCAGCCGAGCCGGGCGACGATCGGTGACCTCGACGATCGACGAAAGGCACCGCATGTCCGAGCGGCCAACCGCCACCGACCCCTCCTCCCCCAGCGCCGTGCCGCGGCTGGGGCGCACGACCCAGCGCCACCGCGGGCGACCCGGCGCGGCGCCCGCCCCGCGCAGTCCCCCGGCGTAGGTCGCCCTCGTCAGAGGGCCGCCAAGGAGGAGCGCAGATCCCGGAGCGTGCGTCCCAGGCGCTGCAGCTCGGCCGGCTCGACGCCTGAGGCCGCGAAGACCTCAGCAGTGATGCGGTCGAGCAACGGCTCGAGGTCGTCGAGGGCCGCTCGGCCCGACGTGGTCAGCTCGAGGATCGACGAGCGCCCGTCCTCGGGGTGGGGCAGGCGCTCCACGAGTCCGTCCCTGACCTGGCGATCGACCGCCTTGCTCGCCGCACCGACAGTGATGCCGAGCTGGCCGGCCACGTCGGCGACCCGGCAGCTGGGCACCCGCGCGACCGCGCGCAGCACCTCGAGCCTGCCGAGGCCGTGCCCGCCCGCGGACCGAAGACGAGCGTCGACGACCGCGTAGAGCCGCACCTCGACACGGACGAGGTCGTCGAGCAGCCGCGCCCCGTCCACCTCCCCCGGAATAGATTCCCGGGAATCCGCTTTATCTTCCATGGAATGCATCTTCCCATGCCTACCCCGACCCCACCCCAGGAGAACCGATGGACCAGAAGTCGCTCGCCGGGATCCGCTCCTTCTACGCCTCCTTCGGCCACCGGCCGCTGCCCGAGGGCACCCGCACCACCGAGACCACCATCGGCGGCGTGCCGGCCGTCGCCATCACGGTGCCGGTGTCCGAACCGCCGGCCGGGACGCTGCTCTATTTGCACGGTGGCGGATACGCGGTGGGCTCGGCGCACACGGGCGTCCCGCTCGCCGCCGCGCTCGCCGCGCGGGCCGGGCTGCGCGCCGTCTCCCTCGACTACCGACTCGCTCCGGAGGCCCCCTTCCCCGCGGCGACCGACGACGCGCTCGAGGCCTACCGGCAGCTGCTCCTCGACGTCGACCCGGCGCGCCTGGTGCTCGCGGGCGACTCGGCGGGCGGCGGACTCGCGCTGGCGACCGTGGTCGCCGCGCGCGACGCCGGGCTGGACCTCCCGGCCGGCCTGGTCGCGTTGTCCGGATGGTTCGACCTCACGCTCTCCGGAGCGAGCCTGACGGGCAAGGAGGAGGCCGATCCGGTCTTCGACGCCGCCGACATCACGGCGTACGCGGAGACCTACCTCGCCGGAGGCGACGGCAACGACCGGCGCGCGAGCCCTCTGCTCGCC
The sequence above is drawn from the Nocardioides sp. zg-1228 genome and encodes:
- a CDS encoding calcium-binding protein — encoded protein: MRRTTTLTAAGLLGVALLAPTGAAGAAETCGGRPATIVGAPDTSVLGTVGDDVIVTNGSSRVDAGDGDDVVCVTRPADDPHVTNTRVRAGAGDDVVLVEREGTSSTTDLGPGRDVFHGGDGEDWVKASLDDTVVADRGGDDVTYTIDRGAPVSDVVGTLTAQRTDGWIKVVAPGRRLVIDGPEGVVRLDGRVVTTFDVSPRMLYGVAQRVTLVGTPGFDRLAGAACGTSVLRGRGGDDELVAFVDRATPRAECPHRRVSAFGGAGDDEIIGTAYDDVLRGGPGRDDIRGQGGDDLLLGGPGRDRADGGQGRDRCNAERERRCER
- a CDS encoding YoaK family protein, producing MSGAAGPAGADGLSTAAMLVLSFGTGVLDAATYLGLDQVFTANMTGNVIFVGLGLADAEDVPLLRATVALVGFAMGAILAGTVQRGHHARPNADVVAASLLMACALTVGGSALVLHLVDPGATVFDLLAGALGAAMGAQAVAARRVAVGDVSTVVVTSTLAGLFAEAAWTGGTAGRATTLRRAGAVGTMFGGAVVGAFTLRAGVALPVAISSGLLLVVASTMVVRVVRDRRRDSLDAATG
- a CDS encoding GntR family transcriptional regulator; the encoded protein is MSRRADQVLRALRADIVAGTHPAGTRLTESELCEAYDVSRVPVREALRHLEAEGFVTSVAYAGVRVAHLDSDEAADIFAVRSTIEELTARRAAERCRTHRDDDEVRRFADLLRELVAAGRSGLEAPGRTDLPPLNTRFHLAIAEFAGNASLLGLLRQIGGKVEWLYGMDVAARGEHSWQEHDEIAEAVLAGHPRKAAGLMRQHVHNSLDGYLRRHTR
- a CDS encoding gamma-glutamyltransferase produces the protein MTADPGAFVAPPEHTTRPTLRGRFGMCASTHWVASAVAQSVLERGGNAFDAAVAGGFVLHVVEPHLNGPGGDMTGLFATADDPRPRVLVGQGPAPAGASIEHYRAEGLDLVPGTGALAAAVPGAVDAWLLLLRDHGTWELADVLAPAIEYAEEGHQISARAAQTVTATAGLFREHWPTSADLWLPEGRPPGAGDVVRLTAYATTLRRLVGAGAGARDRAGRIEAARDAWGSGFVAEAVEAFVATPHRHSDGADHAGVLARADMAGWRAGYEEPATLDVHGVTVCKTGAWGQGPVLLQALAILAGFADDEVDPSTGAGAHRVLEALKLALADRDAHYGDPADGPGVPLDVLLSPAYAAERRALIGEAASHDYRPGDVGSTAVYLPPLLTEAPDDSADAAVGEPTVGAVGDVRRGDTCHLDVVDRWGNLVSATPSGGWLQSSPTIPELGFCLGTRLQMTWLDERAPSALRPGRLPRTTLSPTLVLRDGRPWCALGTPGGDQQDQWQLLYLLRVLRGGYSPQQAIDAPALHTTSMPGSFWPRTWTPGGAVVEDRLGEEVIADLERRGHVVTRAGDWSLGRLSAVARDPATGLLEAAANPRGEQGYAVGR
- a CDS encoding MarR family winged helix-turn-helix transcriptional regulator; this translates as MSRSELVYDVLRHVRPLVLSSGRVVERRVRREGWTLGMRAVVEALADQGDATVPAIGQLLDLPRQAVQRHVNDLVVRGHVDTHPNPTHRRSVLVRLTDDGLDAFERVRAAEMLELADLADECSSSELLIASRVLAALLRDVRAKAAAA
- a CDS encoding ABC transporter ATP-binding protein, whose protein sequence is MPSDAETTPVTTQGTAQEAVPEAAPLLRITDLEVSYYGTPALHGVDLTVAEGERVALVGESGSGKSTTAAAVIGLLPGGGTVTRGRIEFRGEDVTHADERRLRRLRGRQVGLVPQDPMSNLNPATRVGQQVAETLVAHRLASRREARRRAVELLGEAGIPDAERRSRQYPHEFSGGMRQRVLIAIALACEPDLLIADEPTSALDVTVQRTILDHLETLRAERGASMLLVTHDLGLAADRADRVVVMSEGRIVEQGPARELLRHPQHEYTQRLVAAAPSVASARVAAGAPVGVRTEPRDGSSEQGTGPILAVEHLTKEYHLRGGRGRLTAVDDVSFEVPAGTTTAVVGESGSGKTTVARMVLGLVTPTAGEVRVDGAHVAAARGAKRRAIRRVMQPVFQDPYASLDPMFTVEHIVDEPLRVFGVGDRRTRRARVADLLDHVALPHSVAQRHPNELSGGQRQRVAIARALALNPRLVVCDEAVSALDVLVQDQILTLLADLQRDLGLSYLFITHDLAVVRLVAQDVVVMQQGRLVETGAVDDVFERPSSDYTRELLAAIPGAGVFS
- a CDS encoding MerR family transcriptional regulator — protein: MRIGELSQRTQVSVRMLRYYEQQGLLAPGRERNGYRSYTEDDVERATLVSSLIRSGLPTRLIGVLLERSRSVDVGADTEVRALLGEEAERLERRIACLTLSRDAVRDYLRRANGRTLLRTPAGSPPSSG
- a CDS encoding MFS transporter — protein: MTSSDNGRGSTRDFQLPLRPLIFLSATAFATVTAELMPASLLLELSRDLEVSRAQAGLVVAAWALTVAATSLPMVRVTRRIKQQVLVPSILLVLSLATLVTASAPTFEVAVAGRVAAAVAHGLFWSLLVPIAAALVPPEKAGRAISVVLAGPSVAGIVGIPLGAAVGSALGWRVSFGALALLLLAAAGVAALLRLPDATRPGQDRAPQASGYRSVVLLSSAGGLILTGHFALYTFVSPLLEDLGHFGSRSRAALLLVFGAAGVVGTLLAGSISDRHPTHAFTWVAVAFALSAFSLRLVAQSTPAAVAAITAWGLLMGLLPPVFQTRLLRSAPPGRETTVSALGITVLNLGIAAGAGMGGVTVAVAGPGALPYAAAAVIGATAAGLIVSAAPMREAPARR
- a CDS encoding maleylpyruvate isomerase family mycothiol-dependent enzyme, whose amino-acid sequence is MTRDDAWIFAATSENRVRLADLLDALPRSRWSADTLCDGWSVHVVGAHLLQHAYVTFPRFVLAALRRRGDTDATVDHFARQLGRRLGPSEIVGLLRQHASDRVAPPRVGPWGQLAETCVHLRDIARPLGLDADVPGDHWAALLDYYTSPAVAPALVPPGLLDGLSLVPTDLGGSFGDGLPVHGRAEALTMAASGRAVALDDLSGDGLEVLRRRLAPG
- a CDS encoding alpha/beta hydrolase; protein product: MDQKSLAGIRSFYASFGHRPLPEGTRTTETTIGGVPAVAITVPVSEPPAGTLLYLHGGGYAVGSAHTGVPLAAALAARAGLRAVSLDYRLAPEAPFPAATDDALEAYRQLLLDVDPARLVLAGDSAGGGLALATVVAARDAGLDLPAGLVALSGWFDLTLSGASLTGKEEADPVFDAADITAYAETYLAGGDGNDRRASPLLADLRGLPPLLLQVGSREVLLDDSTRLAALAATADVDVALEVYAGATHVFHHDHLTDPTAARAVDSAAAFLTRQVGRR
- a CDS encoding MarR family transcriptional regulator — protein: MHSMEDKADSRESIPGEVDGARLLDDLVRVEVRLYAVVDARLRSAGGHGLGRLEVLRAVARVPSCRVADVAGQLGITVGAASKAVDRQVRDGLVERLPHPEDGRSSILELTTSGRAALDDLEPLLDRITAEVFAASGVEPAELQRLGRTLRDLRSSLAAL